A stretch of the Phycisphaerae bacterium genome encodes the following:
- a CDS encoding PEP-CTERM sorting domain-containing protein, which yields MKKNLFAAFLILAASNFAFAGFVEDTFLCTFPDDPDELIHTWTFDYGTYDLNLAEHLTVLGNDQVVMSGETDEDPIYRTIKCVTNGSGVAWTSYELTLSATGPTFTGTPSADLFSSAVISDGGLKITFSGGVVNPDDEVLLNFRILVPTTGAFSVCLTQTPIPEPATMALLGLGALALIRKK from the coding sequence ATGAAGAAAAATTTATTTGCAGCGTTCCTCATCTTGGCAGCAAGCAACTTTGCATTTGCCGGTTTTGTAGAAGATACATTTCTATGTACATTCCCGGATGACCCCGATGAGCTTATCCATACCTGGACTTTTGACTACGGAACTTATGATTTAAATCTTGCCGAGCATCTTACTGTATTGGGCAATGACCAGGTAGTTATGAGCGGTGAAACAGATGAAGACCCGATATATCGCACAATCAAGTGTGTTACCAATGGGAGCGGTGTTGCGTGGACGTCTTACGAATTGACTCTTTCGGCGACAGGCCCAACTTTTACCGGTACCCCTTCAGCTGATTTATTCAGCAGCGCTGTTATAAGCGACGGCGGGTTGAAAATTACTTTTTCGGGCGGCGTAGTAAATCCAGACGATGAAGTACTGCTTAACTTCAGGATTCTTGTTCCCACGACAGGCGCTTTCAGCGTTTGCCTGACACAGACTCCAATACCAGAGCCTGCCACAATGGCACTGCTCGGTCTCGGCGCATTAGCCCTGATAAGAAAAAAATAA
- a CDS encoding aldolase catalytic domain-containing protein translates to MFREKIKVLDCTIRDGGLINNHYFTDEFVRATYKALSEAGIDYMEMGYRSSRTLSPEASYGPWKYCDDDKISRIIEGIESNTKISIMVDAHRVKEQQFKPVDQSPVDMIRVATYVKDIDKAIAMLKIAHDLGYETTVNIMAVSAEIEKDLIEAIDQLAETPVQVVYVVDSFGYFYCEQIEYMVKLYRQHLPAGKEIGIHCHNNQQLAFANTIEAIIHNANYVDASLYGIGRGAGNCALELIMGFLKNPKFTLTPILKIIEDYMVPMRTELEWGYLIPFMVTGILNRHPESAISFRKTKDKDKYAEFYEKIRDSLDAI, encoded by the coding sequence ATGTTCAGAGAAAAGATTAAGGTTCTCGACTGTACCATCAGGGATGGCGGTTTGATTAATAATCATTATTTCACAGATGAATTTGTCCGCGCAACATATAAGGCGCTTTCGGAAGCGGGAATCGACTATATGGAGATGGGTTATCGTTCCAGCAGGACGCTTTCGCCAGAGGCCAGTTACGGCCCATGGAAGTACTGCGACGATGATAAAATCAGCAGAATCATCGAGGGCATCGAATCAAATACGAAAATTTCCATTATGGTCGATGCTCACCGCGTCAAGGAGCAGCAGTTCAAGCCTGTTGACCAGAGTCCTGTCGATATGATTCGTGTAGCGACTTATGTCAAGGACATCGACAAGGCTATTGCCATGCTAAAAATCGCCCACGATTTGGGTTATGAAACCACGGTAAATATAATGGCCGTCTCTGCGGAAATCGAAAAAGACCTTATTGAGGCGATTGACCAGCTCGCTGAAACTCCTGTGCAGGTCGTCTATGTCGTTGACAGCTTCGGATATTTCTACTGCGAGCAAATCGAATATATGGTTAAGCTCTACCGTCAGCACCTGCCGGCCGGCAAGGAAATCGGCATTCATTGTCATAACAATCAGCAGCTTGCGTTTGCAAATACGATTGAAGCGATTATTCACAACGCCAATTATGTTGACGCATCGCTGTACGGTATCGGCAGAGGCGCAGGCAATTGTGCCCTCGAACTTATTATGGGATTTTTGAAAAATCCAAAGTTCACCCTGACGCCGATTTTGAAAATCATAGAGGATTATATGGTTCCGATGCGCACCGAGCTTGAATGGGGATATTTAATTCCGTTTATGGTTACCGGCATACTTAACAGGCATCCGGAATCGGCTATCAGTTTTCGCAAGACTAAAGATAAAGACAAATACGCCGAGTTCTACGAGAAAATCAGAGATTCGCTCGATGCTATTTAA
- the aroB gene encoding 3-dehydroquinate synthase: MRKIEVKIPSCPKTSYTIAVGNEFLSTVLSKIKKRLPGKELFLITDANIAKTKHLKTLLGKQNLPRFIISPAGEKSKHINTVTKIIETMEKKSLGRDCAVIALGGGTVGDIAGFVAAIYKRGVPVIQIPTTTVAQADSSIGGKTGVDSSVSKNAFGVFKNPVAVFIDVGTLKTLDKKQFNTGLVESIKHALIADKDYFAYLQKNLSAIIARKHKPLEYIAVKNCRIKADVVEQDPYEKNRRRILNYGHTIGHAVESASNYKVLHGQAVAIGIIAANIIEQMLGLGGGDRLETLIQLFERLNINLKIPKNITKRKILNIISKDKKAVQKWPRFVLLEKTGTVLCRNGQYAHQVERKIVEETINILLKRI; this comes from the coding sequence ATGCGGAAAATTGAAGTTAAAATCCCGTCTTGTCCTAAAACCAGCTACACGATAGCTGTCGGCAATGAATTCCTGTCAACTGTCCTTTCGAAAATTAAAAAACGTTTGCCCGGCAAAGAACTGTTTTTGATTACAGATGCTAACATCGCGAAAACAAAACATCTTAAAACTTTGCTCGGCAAACAAAATCTGCCGCGATTTATAATTTCTCCCGCCGGCGAAAAATCGAAACATATAAACACCGTTACGAAAATCATTGAAACGATGGAAAAAAAATCGCTCGGCAGGGATTGTGCCGTAATCGCACTTGGCGGCGGAACAGTCGGCGACATCGCCGGCTTTGTCGCGGCCATCTATAAGCGCGGTGTGCCCGTAATTCAGATACCCACAACCACAGTTGCGCAGGCCGATTCCTCCATCGGCGGAAAGACAGGCGTCGATTCATCCGTCAGCAAAAACGCCTTCGGCGTATTTAAAAATCCCGTTGCCGTTTTCATCGATGTCGGCACATTAAAAACTCTCGACAAAAAGCAATTTAATACCGGCCTCGTGGAATCCATCAAACACGCTCTCATAGCCGATAAAGATTATTTCGCTTATCTGCAAAAAAATCTCAGCGCTATTATTGCGAGAAAACATAAACCCCTTGAATATATCGCCGTCAAAAACTGCCGCATAAAAGCCGATGTCGTCGAGCAGGACCCTTACGAAAAAAACAGAAGAAGGATTTTGAATTACGGCCATACAATCGGCCACGCCGTCGAATCTGCGAGCAATTATAAAGTTCTGCACGGTCAGGCTGTCGCGATTGGAATTATCGCCGCAAATATTATCGAGCAGATGCTCGGCCTCGGCGGCGGGGACAGACTTGAAACTCTCATCCAGCTATTTGAAAGACTGAACATAAATTTAAAAATACCGAAAAATATTACCAAACGGAAAATTCTTAATATAATCAGCAAAGATAAAAAAGCCGTACAGAAATGGCCTCGCTTCGTACTCCTCGAGAAAACAGGAACAGTACTTTGCAGAAACGGCCAATACGCTCATCAGGTAGAACGTAAAATCGTTGAGGAAACGATTAATATTTTATTGAAACGAATATAA
- a CDS encoding adenine phosphoribosyltransferase gives MNLEKHIRSIPDWPKKGILFFDITTLLADKDAFAEAVKAISDKYRNKKIDYVAAVEARGFIFGAAVAASLGAGFVPIRKKGKLPYKTESVTYDLEYGTDTLEVHIDAVKKGSNILMVDDLLATGGTMAAACKLIEKIGGKVEGIAFLIELKELNGRKKIENYNISVEIGL, from the coding sequence GTGAATCTTGAAAAACATATTAGGTCTATCCCCGATTGGCCCAAAAAGGGCATCCTCTTTTTCGATATCACCACGCTTTTAGCGGACAAGGACGCTTTTGCCGAAGCCGTCAAAGCCATCTCGGACAAATACAGAAACAAAAAAATAGATTATGTCGCTGCCGTTGAGGCCAGAGGTTTTATTTTCGGCGCAGCCGTTGCCGCCAGTCTCGGAGCCGGCTTTGTGCCTATCCGCAAAAAAGGAAAACTCCCTTATAAAACAGAATCTGTTACTTACGACCTCGAATACGGCACAGATACGCTTGAGGTTCACATCGATGCGGTAAAAAAAGGCTCGAATATTCTGATGGTCGACGACTTGCTCGCGACCGGTGGAACTATGGCCGCCGCCTGTAAACTCATCGAAAAAATCGGCGGAAAAGTTGAAGGCATCGCTTTTCTGATTGAACTGAAAGAACTTAACGGCAGAAAAAAAATCGAAAATTATAATATCTCGGTAGAAATCGGTCTTTAG
- a CDS encoding sigma-70 family RNA polymerase sigma factor encodes MTVFDTTIKDYLSEIDESPLLTWEQECELAERVIEDDDPEARDHLVRSNLRLVVSIAKRFATGRMSLGDLIEEGNLGLIRAVDTFDPSIGVRFSTYAAWWIKQTIKRALLLDCGPISVPTYMVELVSQYKHAVTDLHTKLADAPTVSQIAEEMKLPVKKIIAIKEIADSVNTSLDAESDQTNQAFHESMPKVSNHLPEDDLANSEELKKIVKMLDKLDTRQAEVLKLRFGIEGREPLTLKQIGAKLNLTRERVRQIQQEALNALNEIMTGD; translated from the coding sequence ATGACTGTTTTTGATACGACAATAAAAGATTATCTGTCTGAAATTGATGAATCGCCGCTGCTTACCTGGGAACAGGAATGTGAACTGGCGGAAAGAGTAATTGAAGATGACGACCCTGAAGCGCGGGACCATCTGGTCAGGAGCAATCTGCGCCTGGTGGTCAGTATCGCAAAAAGATTTGCCACGGGCAGAATGTCCCTTGGCGACCTTATAGAGGAAGGCAACCTCGGACTCATTCGCGCGGTCGATACATTTGACCCCTCTATTGGCGTACGGTTCAGCACTTACGCGGCGTGGTGGATTAAGCAAACCATCAAACGTGCGCTTCTGCTCGACTGCGGCCCGATATCTGTGCCCACATATATGGTTGAACTGGTTAGTCAGTATAAACACGCTGTCACGGACTTACACACAAAACTCGCTGATGCGCCGACAGTCTCGCAAATAGCTGAAGAAATGAAACTGCCAGTCAAAAAAATAATTGCCATAAAGGAAATTGCCGATTCCGTTAATACCTCACTGGATGCCGAATCCGACCAGACGAATCAGGCTTTCCACGAATCAATGCCGAAAGTTTCGAATCATCTGCCGGAAGACGACCTTGCGAATTCCGAAGAACTCAAAAAGATTGTCAAAATGCTCGATAAACTGGACACCAGACAGGCTGAGGTGCTCAAACTTCGCTTCGGCATAGAAGGCAGAGAACCGTTGACTTTAAAGCAGATAGGTGCTAAACTTAACCTTACTCGTGAGAGGGTAAGGCAAATTCAGCAGGAAGCTCTTAATGCCCTCAACGAAATAATGACTGGCGATTAA